The sequence TTATGGAACAGGTTCCTTTACCAAATGTTTTGGAGTCACAGGGCTTCGAGTCGGTTGGCTTGTGGCAGAAGAATCTTTTATCAAACGCGCTCGTTCTTTTAAAGATTATTTAACTCATACTGTTTCTCCCATCTCGGAACGGATTGCCTTAGGACTTCTGAGTGCAAAAGAAAACTTCCTTCCTTCCATCCAAACAAGAGTGCGAAATAATATAAAAGAATTTGATTCTGTATGGAAGGATCTTCCGCATACCAGATCATTCACTCTGCCTGATGGTGGCCTTGTCGGTTGGTTGCAACTAGAGCCTGGGATTTCCTCTGAACGTTATGCGGACAGACTGTTTGAAAAAACGGGTGTCTTTGTTTTGCCAGGGATCAATTTTGAAGAAGAGGGTTTTTTGCGAATCGGATTTGGAGAGAAAGAAGATCGAATGATCGAAGGGCTTTCTAGGTGGAGAGAATGTTCGGATCTCATCTGACATCTAGCCTTCAACTTTTTCCTGGTATCGGCGAAAGGAAAGAGAAACAATTATTTGGTGCTGGTGTGTATGATTGGAATTCGCTTATTCAATACCAAAAACAAAAAATGGATCCCTTACTTCCTTCAGTTTCTATTTTAGAAGAACGAAAAGAAGAGTTAGAAATCCAATTATCTGAATCTAACTTTATTTTTTTTACAAATGAACTTCCCAGTCTGGAATACTGGAGGTTATGGCAAAATTTTCCAGAAAGGTTTTGTTTTTTAGATATTGAAACCACTGGGATCTCCGAATCTTCCGTAACAACTGTTGTGAGTATTTATCAAGACAAAGTAATGTTAACGTTTGAAAGAGGAAAGGATTTAGAATTTCTTTTTGATTCCATCTCACCTGAGGACATCCTTGTTACTTACAATGGAAGAAGATTTGATATTCCTTTTTTAGAGAAAGAATTTCATTACCGAGTGAAGAACCCGCAGTTAGATTTGATGAATCTTTTGCATTCCATTGGAATCAAAGGAGGATTAAAAAAATCCGAAGTACAACTTGGTCTTGTTCGACCAGAAGAAATCGCTGGGATGGATGGAAGGCAAGCTCCACTATTATGGTTTGAATACCAGAGAACGGATAACAAAGAAGCCTTGGAAAAACTAATCGCTTATAATAGAGAAGATACTAAAAACTTAGAAATTGTTTTAGAAAAAACGATCGATAGGCTTACAGAAAATCGTTTGTTCTAGTGAGGTCCATACATATACTCTCTGAGGATACTCATCTCGGCTTGGGTTCTGTTTAATTTTGTTTTGACCGCATCACCAATCGAGATCAGACCAATGATTTTGTCTCCGTCGAGAACCGGCATATGGCGGAATCTTTTGGTGATCATGTTGTTTAAGATATCATCCACATCTTCGTCGGGACCTGCCACTGTGAGTTGAGTGGTCATAACATCTTTCAATTTGATTTTGTCTACGTTTGTATGGTCTTTGGCAACCACTCGCATCAAATCTCTTTCAGTAAAGATTCCCACAAGTTTCCCTTGGAAGGTAACAATTAGAGATCCCACTTTGGCACCAACCATCATCTGGGTGGCTTCCAATACATTTCTATCTTCTTCGATGGAAAGAACGGAGGATGCTTTGTCTTTGAGGATATCTTTTACGGACATGTCTCTTGGTTTATAGGAATTCTAAAGAGATAG is a genomic window of Leptospira brenneri containing:
- a CDS encoding CBS domain-containing protein, which gives rise to MSVKDILKDKASSVLSIEEDRNVLEATQMMVGAKVGSLIVTFQGKLVGIFTERDLMRVVAKDHTNVDKIKLKDVMTTQLTVAGPDEDVDDILNNMITKRFRHMPVLDGDKIIGLISIGDAVKTKLNRTQAEMSILREYMYGPH
- a CDS encoding ribonuclease H-like domain-containing protein, producing MFGSHLTSSLQLFPGIGERKEKQLFGAGVYDWNSLIQYQKQKMDPLLPSVSILEERKEELEIQLSESNFIFFTNELPSLEYWRLWQNFPERFCFLDIETTGISESSVTTVVSIYQDKVMLTFERGKDLEFLFDSISPEDILVTYNGRRFDIPFLEKEFHYRVKNPQLDLMNLLHSIGIKGGLKKSEVQLGLVRPEEIAGMDGRQAPLLWFEYQRTDNKEALEKLIAYNREDTKNLEIVLEKTIDRLTENRLF